The Lentzea guizhouensis genome contains a region encoding:
- a CDS encoding YbaB/EbfC family nucleoid-associated protein, which yields MTDPEQILANYEGTLAAAQRRSDAIRETLATLQVTERSADGQISVTVNDAGNLVDLKLGNALQRRDGDTVSREVLRVVQAAQGRVASTVQEAMAPLMGADSEAMHMMMDKLRSAQPPADAPWSPPHSGLGQIEDDTPPPPPPAPRPPRPHRPDDDDDFSDGGFLR from the coding sequence ATGACCGATCCCGAGCAGATCCTCGCCAACTACGAGGGCACGCTGGCCGCCGCGCAACGCCGCAGTGACGCCATCCGCGAGACCCTGGCAACCCTGCAGGTGACCGAGCGCAGCGCGGACGGCCAGATCTCGGTGACCGTCAACGACGCGGGCAACCTCGTCGACCTCAAGCTCGGCAACGCCCTGCAGCGCCGCGACGGCGACACGGTCAGCCGCGAGGTGCTGCGCGTCGTCCAGGCCGCGCAGGGCAGGGTGGCGTCGACCGTGCAGGAGGCCATGGCCCCGTTGATGGGCGCGGACTCCGAGGCGATGCACATGATGATGGACAAGCTCCGCAGCGCCCAGCCGCCCGCCGACGCACCCTGGTCCCCACCGCACTCCGGCCTCGGCCAGATCGAGGACGACACACCGCCGCCACCCCCACCGGCGCCGCGCCCGCCACGGCCGCACCGCCCCGATGACGACGACGACTTCAGCGACGGCGGGTTCCTACGATGA